The genomic window CGGCGTTTGTATCGTAATATGAAAAAGCTTGCAAATCGGTATCAAAAACCAATAAAGCATTTGCGGGACTGCTTATTGCATTTTTTTGGCTTGTTGAAAGACGGGGAATGAGTAATCCTTTGTTTGTTGAGTTTATTTGCATAATTGCACTTATATCGGGTGTTTTTGTGCCCAGACCGAGTTGTGCATACTCCGTCAAGGTCATAACAGGAAAGTATTTGCTTGCGGTTTTATAATAAAAATCTAAATTGCGATATACACTAAAATCCCAACTTGAAGTATCACATTTGTTGCACTTTGAAGATAAGCGAACAGTAGTAATTGTATCGCTGTAAAGATGTAACAACTTAAAGGGCTTATATGTTCCTATTCCTACATTTCCTCCGGTATGGTAAATATCCCCTGTGTAGGGGTTTATGGTTGTGCCTATGGCTAATTGTGCCTCTGATTTAGTTGTTGCAAAAAAAGTAATCATAAGAAAAATAATAGGCATTAATCTTGCGGGGGGGGGGTAATTTGCAAAATTTCATATTTAGTTTTTTAAATTAGGTAATTGAAAGGATAAATATAAACATAACTATTTTATTATGCAAATTTTTGGCAGGCATTTAGTTGTGTTATAGTGCGGACAGTGATAATAGCAGATTAATAAAGTAAAAATAAAAGCGATTACCATTATGATAATCGCTTAATGAAATAATTTAAAATAGTTGATTTTAGATTAATCTTCTTTCTTTTCTTTGTCTTTTTCGGAAGTCTTCTCGTCATCTTTTACTTTGTCATCTTTCTTCTCTTCTTTTTCTTCCTTAAATTCAAGAATATTATTTTCGGACAATAAATTATACCATTTTAAAACTTTTTTAATATCAGACACATATACTCTGTCTTTGTCATATTCAGGCAGTACTTCTTCAAAGTAAGTTTTGATTTCAGCGGAGCTTGATTTCGGGCTTATTGCTTTTTTACCTTCTTCTTTATCATAAATTTTCTTGAGAACATCTTCAAGTTTAATGTCTTCATCGGTTGTGAAAATTGAAATGTCGCTTAAAGAGCTTATTTGGTCGGATGCAAATGCACTGCCTCTTTTTCCGTCGGAAACTGATTCTACAACGATACCTGTTTTGGATTGGGCAATATGTTTATATAACCCGGGTTTTCCTGAAATTGATAAAATCTTACTTAAATCCATAGTTTTTCTTAAAAAATTTGTGCAAATGTAATTGATATTTCTTATATCGGAAATAATATTACTAACATTTGAGGTTATTAACGTTTTTTCAAAATAATTATTTTGTTAAATTTATTCACTCGTTATTTTTTTATGTATGTTTAAAATTTGCGGTAATATGAGTTCTTTATCATCGTTTCTGATAATAAAATTTGATTTTTTTATTCTTGCTTTATCTGAAATTTGATTTTTTATTCTTGCTTTTACCTCTTCAAAATTTGTGTTATCTCTTTGCTTAACTCGTTTAATTCTTATTTTTTCAGGTGCAGTAACAGTTATTATTATATCAACGTTTTTATACATATTACTTTCAAATAATATTGCATTTTCATTGATAACATAAGAACTGTTTTGTAAAGAAACCCATTTATTAAAATGATTTTTGACAATAGGATGTACAAGTGAATTTATGAATTTCAGTTTTTTCTCATCATTAAAAATTATGTTTGCAAGAAATTTTCGGTTTAATTTATTTTGCAGATACACTTCTTTCCCGAATTTTGAAATAAGTTTATTTTTAATTTCAGGGGTTGAATTCATCAATTTTTTTGCTTCAATATCTGAATTGTAAACAGGAATTCCGAGTTTTTCAAATACTTTACAAACAATTGATTTTCCGCTTCCTATTCCTCCGGTTAAACCGATAATTTTCATAAAAATATTTTAATTAATAATGGAAAGTGCTTTTGCCGAGAAATTCTCTTAAAATAGATGTGGGCGGAATTTCATCTTCTATGTTAATGTCCTTAAAGTAGGAAAAGAACTTTAATAATCTTTTAGCTTCTGCATGTTCGGGTTTGCTTTGGTTGATGTCTTTCAGAAGCGGTTCTGCATATTTTTTTAAAACTGCAAGTTCATAAAGTAAGGCAGAATTGAACATTATATCTGCTTCTTCCTGAAACGGAAAAATGTTTTTTTCTTCTCCTCTTCTTACACTTTCCCAACGACTTAACGTATCATAGACACTGTACCCTCTGTATTTGTGGTCTCTTATTATTCTTCTAATCAACCGGTTGTCTGTTGTCGGGATTCTGTTGTGCCCGTCAATACCAATTTGAGTAAGTGCGGATATATATATTTTATATTTTACATCGTCATCAATATTTTCAGTTAACTTCGGATTTAAAGCGTGAATTCCTTCTGCAATAAAAATAGTGTCTTCGTCTGCCGAAAGTGTTGTTCCGTCAAAATATCGTTCTCCTGTTTCAAAACTGAACTTAGGTAAATCAATTGTTTTACCGGCTTTTAAATCATTAATATTTTTGTTGAAAGTTTTAGTGTCCAGTGCATCTAAAGATTCAAAATCGTAGTCTCCGTTTTCATCTAAGGGTGTTTGGTCTCTGTTTACAAAATAGTTGTCTAATGATATTTGAATAGGTTTCAATCCTGAAACTTTAAGTTGAACAGCAAGTCGTTTTGAGAAAGTTGTTTTTCCGGAAGATGAGGGTCCTGCAACTAAAATTAATTTTATATTTCCTTTGTTTTTTATTTCGTCTGCAATTTCAGCAATTTTTTTCTCATGTAATGCTTCTGATATTTTTATTAATTCGCTGTCGTTACCTTCAATAATTTGCTCATTTAACCTGCCTACATTCGCAGTATTTAAAATTTCAACCCAACTTTTGTGTTCTTCAAGAATGTCGAACATCATATCTTGTTTTACGAATGGTTCAAGTTTGTCAGGTTTTTTTCTGTCAGGTACTTTTAAAAGCATTCCGTCGTATAATTGAATTAAATCAAAAACTTTTAGATATCCTGTTGACGGAACAAGAAATCCGTAGAAATAATCTATCATATCTTCTAACGAGTACACACAAGTATATAATGAAGGGCTTTGTTTAAACAGGCGTGCTTTTTCGGGATAATTATTTTTTTCAAAGATTTCAATTGCTTCTGAATTCAAGATTTCATTTCTTACAAAAGGTATGTTTGCATCAATAATTTCCGTCATTTTATTCTTAATCTCATTAACTTGTTCTGCTTGCCCCGTCATATCTTTTCCTACAAGTTGACAGAAATAGCCTTTTGAAACAGAGTGTTCAATCATAACATCAATATCAGGATATATTGATTTTACGGCTTTCATTAAAACAAAGTATAATGAACGAAAATTCATTCTCATACCTTCACGATGTGTAATATTAATAAATTCAACAGTATGAGGTTTGAAAATTCGATAAGAAAGTTCTTTTGCTTCATTATCTACTAATGCACCCAAGAAAGGATGGCTGTTTGTTATTTTCTGGTCTTCAATAATTTCATGTAAACTCGTACCGAAATCGTATTCTTTCGTAATATTTGTATTCTTGCAAATAATTTTCATCTTAATATTTCTTGTAAAATTTAAGTACAATCTTACATTTTTTTAAGATTTAATAAAAATATTTTTGTGATATTTTTTTTTATGATAGTTTTGTATCCGGTTATCCGGATATGATGATTTGTTAAATTTAAATAATTGTAGAAATGGTTTTGAACACAAACTTAGAACATGTAACAACGGGAGCAGATTATAATAAGATTATTTCCGAAAATGAAAATGTAATGATATGCTGCGGCAGAATGGGACCTATGTGTGTGCCTGTTTATGCTGTAATGGAAGAATTAAGAGAAGAATACCAAAATATTAAGTTTTGTGATATGCTTTTTGATAATCCGGAAGCACATGTTATAAGAAATTTACCTGAGTGTGCAGGTTTTATGGGATTGCCTTTTACTGTTTATTATAAAAACGGTAAAGTTGTAAAAGCTACAAGCAGTATTCAAACAAGAGAGCAAATTACAGAAATTTTAAAATCAGAATTTTAAAATCACATATTATAATTAATGTTTAGCTTCTTTATCTCGATATTTTCATAATTTTAGTTTTTAAACATCTTGCGTTTTGTAAGGTGTTTTTGTAATACAGAGCAATATGGAACAACAAAATAAATATGATATTATTGTTATCGGCGGAGGACCGGCAGGTTTGACTGCAGGATTATACGCTTCAAGAGCAAAAGTAAAGGTTTTAATTTTAAATGAAGGTATTGCAGGAGGTCAAATGTCATTGACACACGAAGTTGCAAATTATCCGGGAATAGAAAAAATAAGCGGATACATGATGTCGAGAAATATGCAAAAGCAAGCTGAATCTTTTGGTTGCATTGTGAAATCAAATATTAAAGTTACAAATATTGATTTAAAAGGAATCATAAAAAAAGTTACGGTAAACAAGAAAGAGACTTATGAGTCAAAAGCTGTAATTATTGCAACAGGCGGGAAATCAAAAGAAATAGGAGTTGAAGGGGAGAAAGAATTTGCAGGACGAGGTATTTCTTATTGTGCAACTTGCGACGGTGATTTTTTTCAGGATAAAGAAATTATTGTTGTTGGCGGCGGTAATTCTGCATTAGAGGAAGCAATTTCTTTAACTCAATATGCAAGTAAAGTTACGATTATTCATCAATTTAATTATTTTCAGGCATATAAACATGCGATTGAAGCTGCTCAAAATCATGAAAAAATAAGTTTTATTTTAGAATCAACTATAACCGGTTTCTACGGTTCACAATCTTTAGAAAAGGTAAAAATTAAGAGCTCTAATACAGGAATTGAAACAGAAATGAAAATTGACGGTGTATTTATTTTTATAGGTTATGTACCTCAAACCAAACCTTTTAAAAATATCATAAAGTTAAATGAAAGAGGCGAAATATTAGCTGATGAGAATTTAGAAACAAATATAAAAGGGGTCTTTGCAGCCGGAGATTGCAGAGAGAAAATATACAGACAAATTACTACTGCTGTTTCCGACGGAACAATTGCAGCATTAAATGCAATTGAGTATATTCAAAGCTAAATATTATTCTTAAAATTATGTTATTTTTTCAATAAAGCATCTTTTATAATCTTTGCCCAAATTTCATATCCTTTTTTATTCATGTGCAGTTTATCTTTTTGAAATATATTGTTTAGGATATTGCCGCTTATATCATACATCGGTTCAGTTATGTCAATATAATGAAGTTTTTTTTCTGTAATACAAAATTCTTTTATTAACATATTTGTAATTAGCATTTTATCTATATAATTGATTCTTTTTGGCGAAGGTTTTATTGATAAGAAATAAATATCTGTTTCAGGTAAATATTTTTCTGCCATACGAACAAATAATTTAAATGCTTTTAGGATGTTTTCAGGCGTTAAAAACGGAGCCAAAACATCATTATCTCCTTCATATAAAACTATTGCAGAGGGTTTATAGGGCATTGCCAATCTGTTAAAATAATATATTGCTTCCGGCAAAGTTGAACCTCCGAAACCCCTGTTAATTGCCGGTAAAGGAAATAAATCTTCTTTTATTGAATACCATCTTCTGATACTTGAACTTCCGAGAAATAAAATTTGTCCTTCTGTAATACCTTTTTTCGCATCAATTAATTCGTACTTTAAAACTTCATCTTCATATCTGTTTAAAAACAATGTGTCAAGGTAAGTTGACATTTCTTGCATATACAATATTGTGTCAACTGTTGTTTGATATTTATCAGTAACATCAAAATTTTTTATTTCACTTTGGCTGTTTGATTTACAAGAAAAAAACGAAAGAACAGATATATATATAAGAATTTGTAAAGGTTTCATTTATTTTTTTTGCAAATATATTTTGATTTTTTATTATTATCGGTATCGAATTCATATTTTTGTAAAAAATAACCCAACATGACATTAATTAAATCCGTTTCAGGAATAAGAGGAACAATAGGCGGAAAACCCGGAAATAACTTAACTCCGATTGATATAGTAAAGTTCACTTCTGCATATATTCATTTAATGCAAAAGCGTTTGTCAAAGAATAAATTGAAAATTATTGTAGGAAGAGATGCAAGATTATCAGGGCAACAAGTTTTAAATATTGTTATCGGAACTTTAACCGGAATGGGTGCAGATGTGGTAAATATAGGTTTAGCAACCACGCCGACAACCGAAATTGCTGTTACGGAGGAACATGCTGACGGAGGAATAATATTAACAGCAAGTCATAATCCGAAACAATGGAATGCGTTAAAACTTTTAAATGAAAATGGTGAATTTATATCTGCCGGTGAAGGAAAAGAACTTTTGAAATATGCTGATAATAAGTTTGATGAAATAACTTATGCCGAAATAAATAAGATAGGAAAAACTTCCGAAAAAGATTATTTACAAAGACATATTGATTTAATTACGGAAAATAAATTTGTTGATATTGAAGCAATTAAGAAAGCTGATTTTAAAGTAGCAATTGATGCCGTAAATTCTGTCGGCGGAATTGCATTGCCGGAATTATTGAAGCAATTAGGTGTAACAAATACAATTGAATTATACTGTGAGCCAACCGGTAATTTTCCGCACAACCCTGAACCTTTGCCTGAAAATTTAACTGAAATTTCAAAAGTTATTAAAGAACAAAAGGCTGATGTCGGTTTTGTGGTTGATCCTGATGTTGATCGATTGGCAATTATTAATGAAGACGGCACAATGTTCGGTGAAGAATATACGCTTGTTGCCGTTGCTGATTATATTCTTTCAATACAAAAAGGAAATACGGTATCAAATTTATCCTCCACAAGAGCTTTAAAAGATGTTACGGAAAAATACGGAGGAAAATATTCAACATCTGCAGTAGGAGAAGTTAATGTGGTTGAAGAAATGAAAAAAGTTAATGCTGTTATCGGAGGAGAAGGAAACGGCGGTGTTATTTTTCCTCCTTTACATTACGGAAGAGATTCCCTTATCGGAATAGCATTGTTTCTTACACATTTGGCAAAATCCGGTAAAACTTGCTCTGAATTACGTGCAACATATCCTGAGTATCATATTTCAAAAAATAAAGTTGAATTAACTCCTGATACAGACGTTGATGACATACTTTCTAAAATAAAAAATAAATATGAGCAAGAAAATGAAGTTAAAATTACGACAATTGACGGTGTGAAGCTTGATTTTAAAGAAGGCTGGGTTCATTTAAGAAAATCAAATACAGAACCTATTATCAGAATTTATGCCGAAAGCAAAACCCAAAAACAAGCAGAAGAATTTGCAAAAATGATAATGAACGAAATAATATAATTTATTTGCTTTTCGGATTTTTTCCGTAAAATAAATCATCGGCTTTTAGTGCTGCTTGTGCAAATAATCTTGAATTATCAATACCTTTTCTGATTAAATTATGCATAAAATTATTCGGATGCGAATAGGGGCAAACCTGAATACATTTTCCGCAATCCGTACCTATAACATTCCAATATGTAAAACATGATTCTTGGTTAATTGTCCATCTTTCCGTTCCGAATTCTTCTTTCGGATTATCAAAAGATATAGCTTTTACAGGACAATTTACGGCACATTTTTTACAAATCTTGCAAAATTCGGTCATACTCGGTTTAGGATTTATTTTGTCTGCGATAAGAGGCAAATCTGTAGTGACAACAGCAATTCTTACTCTCGGTCCTATTTCGTGTGACATTAAAATTCCCATTCTGCCTAATTCTCCTAACCCTGCATCACGAGCAACCGTAGGACAAATTAAATCATAATTGCCGTCGAAATGGGGCTTTGCTGAATATCCGAATTGCCTTATAAACAAAGTTAACTGATTTGCAATTGCAGCAGAGCGATAATATTGTTGAGAAGATTCTACTACGGTTTCTGCTTTCGGGGCTTTATCAATCATTGTTTTGTCCATTTCAACCGTAAAAGCAACGGCAAAAGGGTGTTTGTCCGTTATTTCTTTGCCGTATTCTTTTCCTCTTCCTTTATGGCTGTATAAATGATAATCTTTTAATTCGGTAATTCCTATACTTACTGCACCTATTTGTTTTATCCAGTTCTTAATGTAATTACTGATTTCATGAGCATTAATTTCTTTTTTAGAAACATTTTCTTTCGCAACTTCTTCAATATTACCGACAAAAACTTCAACAGCTTCAAAATTAGCATTTGCACTTGCAAATTTAAATTCATTATATTTTAAACTTTTTTTACTTAATAATCCTGCCTTTGCTCTGAATTTATCATCGAGTATTTTCTTTTCGGAATTATTCTTATAGTATTCTTTAAAATTTTCTGAGCCGGGTTTAAGAGCTGCTCTCGAAAACATTACATCACGTTCATCAAATTTAAATTTAACAGGGTTTTTAATTACTTTACTCTTAACTTTTACAGGAATAACTAAAATAATACCGAGAATAAAAATTAAAAAGACAAAACTGTAAGCAATGATTTCGTTATTAAGGTAAAAAGATGTAAATGAGAATAGTGCAATTGTTATTAAACTAAGAGCCAGGGTTATTAATGAAGCTCTTTTTTCGTTTTCGTTCATGAAAATAATTGAAAAATACAGCATTATTACGGTAAGAAATAACCCGACAATTCCGTTTATGAGAAATATATTTATGTGAAATAAAGCTGCTTCCATAGTGTTCAAAAGTAGGTAATATTATTTAATTTTTTTATTCCTCTTAATATTCCTTTCTTGTAATCGTTTTTATATTTTAAATTATGAATTTGAAATCAGTAATTATTGACCTTGACGGAACTTTATTAAACGATAAACGAAAAGTAGGAGATAATGATTTTAAAACTTTACAAAATCTCGGGAAACAAAATGTTGAAAGAATTATAGCAACCGGACGTTCATTATTCAGCACAAATGAAGTTTTAGCATCTGATTTTCCGATTGATTATTTAATTTTTGCGGCAGGTGCAGGAATTATGAATTATAAAACAAAAAAAATTATAAAATCTCACTTTATAACTAAAAATGATGTAATAACTATTGCAAAACGATTAGATAAGCTAAAAATAGATTTTCAAGTGCGAGCAAATATCCCGAACAGTCATAAATATTTTTTTAAAAGATTTTCTGAAACAAATCCGGATTTTGACAGAATAAATTTAATTTATAAATCATATATTAAAGAATTAAATGATTTTAAAAAGTTGGAAAATTCCGCAAGATTTATTTGCATAGCTCAGGATAATAAAATTGTAAAACAAATTGAAAATGAGTTTAAAGAATTCAGTATTATTCGAGCAACTTCTCCGATTGATAACCGTTCTGTTTGGATGGAAATATATCCGAAAGGGGTAAATAAGGGAACAGCGGTTAAGTTTCTTGTAAATAAACTTAATTTAGATTTATCTGATACAATAGCTGTCGGTAATGATTATAACGACATCCATTTTTTAGATTGCTCAGGAATTAGTTTTGTGGTAAATAATGCACCCGGTAATTTAAAAGAAAAGTATAACATAACGGTAAGTAATAATGATAATCCTTTAACAACAATAATAAATTCTTTTAAATAAATATATTTTCAAGCAATTCAGTTCCTGTTTTTGTTTTAAATATTTTTTTTCTGATATTCGGAATTATATTTTTTGATTCATTACCTTCTTCAAAATTCACTAAAAAATCTGCTTCTATTAATATTTGAAAATCCTGATTATCAATTTTAGAATAACTGTGATGATTTGCAATAATGTATAAAACTCTGTTTAATGTTTTACCCGGAATATTAAATTCTTTTAATAGTTCTTTTGCAACGGGAGGTCCTTCAATTTCTTGATAGTGTCCTGCAGTTGAATTGTATTTCTTTTCACAAACTTTTATTCCTATATCATGTAAAACGGCGGCAATTTCTGCAGTTTCTTGTAGTTTGTTACTGATATTTTCGTTATAGGAAATATATTTTACATAAGCATGAACTTTTAAAGCATGGTTTATTCTTCGAACATCTTTTCCGAAATAATTTATCATCTTCTTTATTATCATTAAAATATCGATTGATTCACAGGCAGTTATATTCCAACTTGTAAAAGGATGCTCTGCCAAATATAAATTGTAATATCTTATATCTCCGGTAACTTCTTCACCGAGCCAATCGGGTTTTATAAAATCTTCGTTTTCGTTTGTCAACTCAATTTCGGCAATTTTTATACCTTTATTTTTTCCTTCAAAGAAATCAACTTCAAAAGTATGCTTACCTGCCGGAAAATAATATCTTGTTTTTACAATAATCTTATTTTTACATAGCAACAGAAGCTGTTCGGCTTCATTAACCGTAATTTCTTTTTCAAATTCAAAACGTGTTGTGCCGGACTCGTTGCTTTTTCCTTTAATGGTTAAATATGCTTTGTTGCCTTTTAATCGAATTCTTACAGAATGTTCAGGTTCAGTTGAAATATAGCCCTGTTTTACTTTCTCAAAATGAAGCCCTTCAACCGAGAAATTATTTTTTACCAAGAATTTTCTTTCAATCTCAATGTTCATTTTAAAGCTTTTATTCTTTGGTACAAAGTAGGGTGGGAGTAATAAAAAAAGACATAGCGAGGATGCGGGGTTAAATTACTCAGGTTTTTTTCACTTAGTTTCTTTAATCCTGAAATCAAACCTTCTGCTTGTCCGTATTCTTTTGCAAATTTATCTGCTTCATATTCGTGCTTTCGAGAAAGCATATTCATAAACAAACTCAAAATTGTTGAAATCGGACTGTATAAAATACCGAATGCAATTAAACCCAGCTGAAAACTAACCGTTTGAGACCCCATTGCTTTTGAAAGTTCAATATTATTCACAAAAATAGAAAATATGAAGAGCATTAAGCCGCTTTGTATAATTGATATTAATATATTCCCAAAAGTGTGTTTGTGCTTGTAATGACCTATTTCATGAGCAAGAACGGCAACAATTTCATCAACAGTTAAATCATTAATTAAAGTATCGTATAAGACAATTCTTTTTTTATAACCCAAACCGCTGAAATAGGCATTTGCTTTTGAAGATCGTTTGGAGCCGTCAATAACAAATATATTATCTAATTTAAAACCGGCTTTTTGACTGAATTCTTCTATCGCCATTCTTAATTCGCCTTCTTCTAAAGGTGTTTGTTTGTTAAACAGGGGAACAATTATGCTTGAATAAAACATGGTCATAAATATTGAAAACACACTGATTGCAATCCACGCCCATATCCAAAACATATCTTCGTTTAAAGTATATAGCCAAATTATTAATGCCAACAAACCTCCTCCGATTATTGCTCCGAGAAACCAGCCTTTAATTTTATCAAGAATAAAAG from Bacteroidales bacterium includes these protein-coding regions:
- a CDS encoding 4Fe-4S dicluster domain-containing protein, whose amino-acid sequence is MEAALFHINIFLINGIVGLFLTVIMLYFSIIFMNENEKRASLITLALSLITIALFSFTSFYLNNEIIAYSFVFLIFILGIILVIPVKVKSKVIKNPVKFKFDERDVMFSRAALKPGSENFKEYYKNNSEKKILDDKFRAKAGLLSKKSLKYNEFKFASANANFEAVEVFVGNIEEVAKENVSKKEINAHEISNYIKNWIKQIGAVSIGITELKDYHLYSHKGRGKEYGKEITDKHPFAVAFTVEMDKTMIDKAPKAETVVESSQQYYRSAAIANQLTLFIRQFGYSAKPHFDGNYDLICPTVARDAGLGELGRMGILMSHEIGPRVRIAVVTTDLPLIADKINPKPSMTEFCKICKKCAVNCPVKAISFDNPKEEFGTERWTINQESCFTYWNVIGTDCGKCIQVCPYSHPNNFMHNLIRKGIDNSRLFAQAALKADDLFYGKNPKSK
- the trxB gene encoding thioredoxin-disulfide reductase, whose amino-acid sequence is MEQQNKYDIIVIGGGPAGLTAGLYASRAKVKVLILNEGIAGGQMSLTHEVANYPGIEKISGYMMSRNMQKQAESFGCIVKSNIKVTNIDLKGIIKKVTVNKKETYESKAVIIATGGKSKEIGVEGEKEFAGRGISYCATCDGDFFQDKEIIVVGGGNSALEEAISLTQYASKVTIIHQFNYFQAYKHAIEAAQNHEKISFILESTITGFYGSQSLEKVKIKSSNTGIETEMKIDGVFIFIGYVPQTKPFKNIIKLNERGEILADENLETNIKGVFAAGDCREKIYRQITTAVSDGTIAALNAIEYIQS
- a CDS encoding HAD-IIB family hydrolase, which encodes MNLKSVIIDLDGTLLNDKRKVGDNDFKTLQNLGKQNVERIIATGRSLFSTNEVLASDFPIDYLIFAAGAGIMNYKTKKIIKSHFITKNDVITIAKRLDKLKIDFQVRANIPNSHKYFFKRFSETNPDFDRINLIYKSYIKELNDFKKLENSARFICIAQDNKIVKQIENEFKEFSIIRATSPIDNRSVWMEIYPKGVNKGTAVKFLVNKLNLDLSDTIAVGNDYNDIHFLDCSGISFVVNNAPGNLKEKYNITVSNNDNPLTTIINSFK
- the glmM gene encoding phosphoglucosamine mutase; the encoded protein is MTLIKSVSGIRGTIGGKPGNNLTPIDIVKFTSAYIHLMQKRLSKNKLKIIVGRDARLSGQQVLNIVIGTLTGMGADVVNIGLATTPTTEIAVTEEHADGGIILTASHNPKQWNALKLLNENGEFISAGEGKELLKYADNKFDEITYAEINKIGKTSEKDYLQRHIDLITENKFVDIEAIKKADFKVAIDAVNSVGGIALPELLKQLGVTNTIELYCEPTGNFPHNPEPLPENLTEISKVIKEQKADVGFVVDPDVDRLAIINEDGTMFGEEYTLVAVADYILSIQKGNTVSNLSSTRALKDVTEKYGGKYSTSAVGEVNVVEEMKKVNAVIGGEGNGGVIFPPLHYGRDSLIGIALFLTHLAKSGKTCSELRATYPEYHISKNKVELTPDTDVDDILSKIKNKYEQENEVKITTIDGVKLDFKEGWVHLRKSNTEPIIRIYAESKTQKQAEEFAKMIMNEII
- a CDS encoding DUF5606 domain-containing protein, which produces MDLSKILSISGKPGLYKHIAQSKTGIVVESVSDGKRGSAFASDQISSLSDISIFTTDEDIKLEDVLKKIYDKEEGKKAISPKSSSAEIKTYFEEVLPEYDKDRVYVSDIKKVLKWYNLLSENNILEFKEEKEEKKDDKVKDDEKTSEKDKEKKED
- the coaE gene encoding dephospho-CoA kinase (Dephospho-CoA kinase (CoaE) performs the final step in coenzyme A biosynthesis.), giving the protein MKIIGLTGGIGSGKSIVCKVFEKLGIPVYNSDIEAKKLMNSTPEIKNKLISKFGKEVYLQNKLNRKFLANIIFNDEKKLKFINSLVHPIVKNHFNKWVSLQNSSYVINENAILFESNMYKNVDIIITVTAPEKIRIKRVKQRDNTNFEEVKARIKNQISDKARIKKSNFIIRNDDKELILPQILNIHKKITSE
- a CDS encoding thioredoxin family protein is translated as MVLNTNLEHVTTGADYNKIISENENVMICCGRMGPMCVPVYAVMEELREEYQNIKFCDMLFDNPEAHVIRNLPECAGFMGLPFTVYYKNGKVVKATSSIQTREQITEILKSEF
- a CDS encoding nucleoside kinase, which translates into the protein MKIICKNTNITKEYDFGTSLHEIIEDQKITNSHPFLGALVDNEAKELSYRIFKPHTVEFINITHREGMRMNFRSLYFVLMKAVKSIYPDIDVMIEHSVSKGYFCQLVGKDMTGQAEQVNEIKNKMTEIIDANIPFVRNEILNSEAIEIFEKNNYPEKARLFKQSPSLYTCVYSLEDMIDYFYGFLVPSTGYLKVFDLIQLYDGMLLKVPDRKKPDKLEPFVKQDMMFDILEEHKSWVEILNTANVGRLNEQIIEGNDSELIKISEALHEKKIAEIADEIKNKGNIKLILVAGPSSSGKTTFSKRLAVQLKVSGLKPIQISLDNYFVNRDQTPLDENGDYDFESLDALDTKTFNKNINDLKAGKTIDLPKFSFETGERYFDGTTLSADEDTIFIAEGIHALNPKLTENIDDDVKYKIYISALTQIGIDGHNRIPTTDNRLIRRIIRDHKYRGYSVYDTLSRWESVRRGEEKNIFPFQEEADIMFNSALLYELAVLKKYAEPLLKDINQSKPEHAEAKRLLKFFSYFKDINIEDEIPPTSILREFLGKSTFHY
- a CDS encoding M48 family metallopeptidase, producing MYNTAFYIIIAIIVLSYIFSQYLDALNSKNRNKDIPKELDGIYDDEKYKKSQAYGKANSKFGFISSTFTILLTLAMFFFFGFNFINEIALTYSENSIVSALIFFGILMLASDIINIPFSVYSVFVIEEKFGFNKTTVKTFILDKIKGWFLGAIIGGGLLALIIWLYTLNEDMFWIWAWIAISVFSIFMTMFYSSIIVPLFNKQTPLEEGELRMAIEEFSQKAGFKLDNIFVIDGSKRSSKANAYFSGLGYKKRIVLYDTLINDLTVDEIVAVLAHEIGHYKHKHTFGNILISIIQSGLMLFIFSIFVNNIELSKAMGSQTVSFQLGLIAFGILYSPISTILSLFMNMLSRKHEYEADKFAKEYGQAEGLISGLKKLSEKNLSNLTPHPRYVFFYYSHPTLYQRIKALK